Proteins encoded together in one Neobacillus sp. FSL H8-0543 window:
- a CDS encoding NAD(P)-dependent alcohol dehydrogenase — protein MRAMVCTNYGSPDVFQLQEVNTPIPTDYEVRIKIHAASVGPSDCTFRKGSPIVKLVYGLKKPRNSIFGAELSGEIDAIGKKVTRYKVGDQVFGLSAKTFGAQAEYKCLHEDTPLAIKPAAMSYEEAVAVCDGAPTALTFLRDKAKLQRRQRILINGASGAVGIYAVQIAKYLGSEVTGVCSTANFELVKSHGADKVIDYTREDFTQNGQSYDVIFDAVGKRSFSQCKGSLTQRGVYLSTVLSISILFDMLLTAALGNKRAIFVTAGLMQNQANMNFLSELYESGKIKAVIDRRYPLEQVAEAHRYVEKGHKKGNVVITLAETEAIKKIK, from the coding sequence ATGAGAGCAATGGTATGCACAAATTATGGATCACCGGATGTTTTTCAACTCCAAGAGGTAAATACGCCAATCCCCACCGATTATGAAGTCCGGATTAAAATACACGCGGCTTCAGTCGGACCATCGGACTGTACCTTTCGAAAAGGTTCCCCCATCGTTAAGCTTGTTTACGGTCTGAAAAAGCCAAGAAATTCGATATTTGGTGCGGAGCTGTCCGGCGAAATTGATGCCATTGGCAAAAAAGTAACACGGTATAAAGTAGGCGATCAAGTATTTGGGTTAAGTGCTAAGACGTTCGGTGCCCAAGCCGAATACAAATGTCTGCACGAAGATACCCCGCTGGCAATCAAACCTGCAGCAATGTCCTATGAAGAAGCCGTCGCCGTCTGTGATGGTGCACCTACCGCATTGACGTTCCTTCGCGATAAAGCAAAGCTTCAGCGCAGACAACGTATTCTGATTAATGGTGCATCTGGAGCGGTGGGAATTTATGCAGTACAGATTGCGAAATACTTGGGCTCCGAAGTCACAGGAGTATGCAGTACAGCAAATTTTGAGTTGGTAAAGTCGCATGGAGCTGATAAGGTGATTGACTATACCCGAGAGGATTTTACACAAAACGGTCAGAGCTATGACGTCATTTTCGATGCTGTAGGTAAACGCTCCTTTTCACAATGTAAGGGCTCGCTCACGCAAAGAGGCGTCTACCTTTCCACGGTACTTTCTATATCCATTCTATTTGACATGTTACTGACTGCGGCGCTAGGCAATAAGAGAGCCATTTTTGTTACTGCGGGACTTATGCAGAACCAAGCAAATATGAACTTCCTATCAGAGCTTTATGAGTCTGGAAAGATCAAAGCGGTCATCGATCGACGATATCCATTGGAACAGGTTGCCGAAGCGCACCGTTACGTGGAAAAGGGTCACAAAAAAGGAAATGTCGTCATCACTTTGGCGGAAACAGAAGCAATTAAAAAGATAAAATAA
- a CDS encoding DEAD/DEAH box helicase — translation MSSFELLSPNMKKKIWDMKWDRFTPIQEKTIPIIINTKKDVIVSSGTASGKTEAALLPVLSLIEKEARNALKVIYISPLKALINNQFERIDKLCEYSDIAIHRWHGDVSQSKKEKFLKNPTGILQITPESIESLFVNRTNQLKASFKEVEFIVIDEIHSFFDNARGVHLRSLLSRLTSFTTVPPRIVGLSATIENFGLVKNWVNYAHPDNVEIVEVKGSDKELMFHLMHLPSDTSLLPWELFEDIRELTRHQKSIIFCNNRGQVEETTVALNRLAEKEGMGETYYPHHSSIDKKEREYVEKVMSESTHPKSVVATSSLELGIDIGNIEVVVQIDSTFSVSSLKQRLGRSGRKRDAAQMLQLYSTGDDSLVQSLAVMELIIEKWVEPSKGYLFPYDVLFQQLISISQENNGISKEELLEKIKKNGIFHDLPLEDVNHLIQHMIDKEFLEVVKGSKEIIVGLEGERILRSMDFYAVFLSAEEYEVMEGIKKIGRLDKAFIINIGDNIILGGRLWRISDIDYDRNKVYVSKAVSGKKPTYTGGPGSIHKRIAEKMMEILCSQIEFTYVNTVAMIALNDIRKKYWLNIVTAHQRIIWMEKGEGVFESYTGTTISKTLVWMLRSFGVDAKVKDGIGRIKITKPNTIPDTLNKIKKKQWTAEELLPYIEANELFQSKYTEQIGEKLQIKMHIANEIDIEGTLEYLNQFEFRCIEVG, via the coding sequence GTGAGTTCTTTTGAATTACTTTCACCAAATATGAAGAAAAAGATTTGGGATATGAAATGGGACCGCTTTACCCCGATTCAGGAAAAGACGATACCGATAATTATCAATACAAAAAAAGATGTGATTGTTTCTTCCGGAACGGCTTCCGGAAAAACGGAAGCTGCCCTCTTACCTGTCCTATCATTAATTGAAAAAGAAGCTCGCAACGCCCTAAAGGTGATCTATATATCACCGTTGAAAGCCTTGATTAATAATCAATTTGAAAGAATTGATAAACTTTGTGAATATAGTGATATCGCCATTCATCGTTGGCACGGTGATGTTTCTCAAAGTAAAAAAGAAAAATTCCTAAAGAATCCAACAGGGATTTTACAAATTACGCCTGAATCGATCGAGAGCTTATTTGTAAACCGGACGAATCAGTTAAAGGCATCCTTTAAAGAGGTAGAATTTATCGTGATCGATGAAATTCATTCTTTTTTTGATAATGCACGGGGTGTCCATTTACGGTCTTTATTATCACGACTTACCAGTTTTACCACAGTTCCTCCTAGAATTGTCGGTTTGTCTGCTACAATCGAAAATTTTGGTTTGGTAAAAAATTGGGTGAACTATGCTCATCCTGACAATGTTGAAATTGTTGAGGTCAAGGGCAGTGATAAGGAGCTTATGTTCCATCTCATGCATTTACCAAGTGACACAAGCCTATTGCCGTGGGAATTGTTTGAAGATATTAGGGAATTAACGCGCCATCAGAAATCGATTATTTTTTGTAATAATCGAGGTCAAGTAGAGGAAACAACGGTTGCATTAAATCGATTAGCAGAAAAAGAGGGAATGGGGGAAACCTATTATCCTCATCATTCCTCGATCGACAAGAAAGAACGGGAATATGTTGAGAAAGTCATGAGTGAATCTACCCATCCAAAAAGTGTAGTAGCTACTAGTTCATTGGAATTAGGGATTGATATTGGCAATATTGAAGTGGTAGTTCAAATCGATAGTACTTTTTCCGTTTCTTCCTTAAAACAACGTCTTGGACGCTCCGGTCGGAAGAGAGATGCGGCTCAAATGCTGCAGCTTTACTCCACCGGTGATGATAGTTTAGTCCAGTCGTTGGCAGTCATGGAACTAATTATCGAAAAATGGGTGGAACCTTCAAAGGGATATTTATTTCCATACGATGTGTTGTTTCAACAGTTGATATCAATCAGTCAAGAGAACAATGGGATATCGAAAGAAGAACTCCTAGAAAAAATCAAGAAAAACGGTATTTTTCACGATCTGCCTTTAGAGGATGTTAATCACCTTATCCAACATATGATTGATAAGGAATTTTTAGAGGTTGTAAAGGGAAGTAAGGAAATTATTGTTGGACTTGAGGGCGAACGAATTTTACGAAGCATGGATTTTTATGCTGTGTTTTTATCTGCTGAAGAATACGAAGTGATGGAAGGCATAAAAAAGATTGGCCGCCTTGATAAAGCATTTATCATCAACATTGGTGACAATATCATCTTAGGTGGTAGACTTTGGAGGATTTCGGACATTGATTACGACCGTAACAAGGTGTATGTATCAAAAGCAGTGAGCGGAAAGAAGCCAACTTATACCGGAGGTCCCGGTTCCATTCATAAGAGAATTGCGGAGAAAATGATGGAAATCCTCTGTTCACAAATAGAATTTACATATGTCAACACAGTCGCCATGATTGCCTTAAATGATATTCGAAAGAAATACTGGTTGAACATTGTTACAGCTCATCAAAGAATCATTTGGATGGAAAAAGGCGAAGGCGTATTTGAGTCCTATACTGGAACGACTATCTCAAAAACTCTTGTTTGGATGCTTCGATCCTTTGGCGTAGATGCAAAGGTCAAGGATGGGATTGGTAGAATAAAGATCACAAAGCCAAATACCATACCTGACACACTTAACAAAATTAAGAAAAAGCAATGGACGGCAGAAGAATTGCTTCCCTATATAGAAGCGAATGAATTATTTCAATCGAAATATACAGAACAAATTGGTGAAAAGTTACAAATCAAAATGCATATCGCCAACGAAATTGATATCGAGGGTACTCTTGAATACTTGAATCAGTTTGAATTTAGATGTATTGAAGTGGGTTAA
- a CDS encoding TerD family protein, producing the protein MVLSLVKGQKIDLTKNQPDINLIHIGLDWRAPRHFDIDVSAFLLGQDEQIVREEDFVFYGQPVSSNGSVSLEESISTIEKQHFTINLANVPEEVQKIAFTLTIYESDLNGHTFEEVSDIQLRIVRSKPQQEIATFPINYSFTKESAVVVGTLYRYSGEWKFHAVGSGFYGGLADLCTEYGVDVDPPMDESQNQVSTNQTPTNPNQRFQTVQDGAGTKSGEVIPNPPTEHVQLKRSSVVQFNDSRIETLSHQSSELIHLFADHQEEVAPTLPNPTVTPVSTNFLLSNTDEVDQDAFFQSLSETERNFLMMIDNGQISVDDAKVYLKNHGLMLALFVHTINEKANEHLDDNLLQIQNESITVYEEFKSLVERLRRE; encoded by the coding sequence ATGGTCTTATCCTTGGTTAAAGGCCAAAAGATTGATTTGACAAAGAATCAACCTGATATAAATTTAATACATATTGGTTTGGATTGGCGTGCACCGCGTCATTTTGATATTGATGTTTCGGCCTTTTTGCTGGGGCAGGATGAGCAAATTGTTCGAGAAGAAGACTTTGTCTTTTACGGTCAACCGGTTTCGAGTAATGGATCTGTAAGCTTAGAGGAATCCATTTCTACTATAGAAAAACAACACTTTACCATCAATCTGGCTAATGTTCCGGAAGAAGTTCAAAAGATAGCGTTTACCTTAACTATTTATGAATCAGATTTAAACGGGCATACGTTTGAAGAAGTTTCAGATATCCAGTTGAGGATTGTAAGAAGTAAGCCACAGCAGGAAATTGCGACATTTCCGATAAATTACTCGTTTACAAAAGAGAGCGCCGTTGTGGTGGGAACTCTTTACCGCTATTCTGGTGAATGGAAATTTCATGCTGTTGGCTCAGGTTTCTATGGAGGTCTTGCAGACTTATGCACTGAATATGGGGTGGATGTCGATCCACCTATGGATGAATCTCAGAATCAGGTTTCGACCAATCAAACACCAACAAACCCAAATCAGCGGTTTCAAACTGTACAAGATGGAGCAGGCACTAAATCTGGGGAAGTGATACCAAACCCACCCACTGAACATGTCCAGTTAAAACGTTCATCTGTGGTTCAGTTTAATGATAGTCGAATTGAAACATTATCCCATCAAAGTTCGGAGCTTATTCATTTATTTGCTGACCATCAAGAAGAAGTAGCACCCACTCTACCAAATCCAACTGTAACACCCGTATCTACCAACTTTTTGCTGAGTAACACAGATGAAGTGGATCAAGATGCCTTTTTTCAATCATTGTCTGAAACCGAAAGGAATTTCCTAATGATGATTGATAATGGACAAATTTCAGTAGATGATGCAAAAGTCTATTTGAAAAACCATGGCCTGATGTTGGCGTTATTTGTTCATACCATTAATGAGAAAGCCAATGAACATCTTGATGATAATTTATTGCAAATTCAAAATGAATCGATCACAGTGTATGAAGAGTTTAAATCTCTAGTTGAAAGATTAAGGAGAGAGTAA
- a CDS encoding ATP-binding protein has protein sequence MNIKKRDSTAILNSLSGGVVPSRGLQYILVGRTQEAAQILKDLNEVKKGSSVVKFFIGSFGSGKSFVQALIQQIAFKENFVVTKADFTPERRLYGSDQKAVALYTELMKNLSISTVPDGGALSTIIDKWINDVQAQVVKMRGYQSIELNNPTFIADVELEITRIVSKMDVYTGGYDFARILTQYYLGFIQDDSELQRKALRWIRGEYRTKMEARQDLGVRDTINDDNYYNYLKILSQFVRQIGYSGLVINFDEAINLYKITHPHTREKNYETILKIFNDTLQGNMEGLYINFGGTLEFLEDERRGLFSYGALKRRLETNRFETNEFRDLSQPVIKLKPLKHEETYVLLQKLRDIHAAHYGYQSTVTNEEMKQFIQHEYARPGALENLTVGEVVRGFLGALNILHQNPHYDRSQIFGEPQTSTSAASVNSRFSRLEG, from the coding sequence ATGAACATAAAGAAACGAGATTCTACAGCAATCCTGAATTCTCTTTCAGGTGGAGTTGTACCAAGCAGGGGATTGCAATACATATTAGTTGGCCGTACTCAAGAAGCTGCACAGATTTTAAAGGACCTTAATGAAGTGAAAAAGGGTTCTTCGGTGGTGAAGTTTTTTATTGGATCTTTCGGAAGCGGAAAAAGTTTTGTTCAGGCGTTAATTCAGCAAATTGCCTTTAAAGAAAATTTTGTGGTTACAAAAGCAGATTTTACTCCTGAACGACGACTTTACGGCAGTGATCAAAAAGCGGTAGCACTCTATACAGAGTTAATGAAGAATCTCTCAATATCTACTGTACCAGATGGTGGTGCCCTGAGTACGATTATTGATAAATGGATCAACGATGTTCAAGCGCAAGTGGTCAAGATGAGAGGGTATCAATCCATTGAATTGAATAATCCCACTTTTATTGCTGATGTTGAACTTGAAATTACTCGGATCGTCTCGAAAATGGATGTGTATACGGGTGGATATGACTTTGCTCGAATCCTCACTCAATATTATCTTGGCTTTATCCAAGACGATTCTGAGTTACAACGAAAAGCTTTACGCTGGATTCGCGGTGAATACCGAACCAAAATGGAAGCGAGACAGGATTTAGGTGTCCGGGACACAATAAATGATGATAATTATTATAACTATTTAAAGATCCTTTCTCAATTTGTTCGACAAATCGGCTACTCTGGTTTGGTCATCAATTTTGATGAAGCGATTAACCTTTATAAAATTACTCATCCCCACACGAGAGAGAAAAACTATGAAACGATTTTAAAAATCTTTAATGATACCCTTCAAGGAAATATGGAAGGACTTTATATCAACTTTGGTGGAACGTTAGAATTTTTAGAAGATGAACGTAGAGGGCTTTTTAGTTATGGTGCCTTGAAGCGAAGATTGGAAACCAATCGCTTTGAAACCAATGAATTTCGTGATCTTTCTCAACCCGTCATTAAACTTAAGCCTTTAAAGCACGAAGAAACGTACGTTCTCCTTCAGAAGTTGAGGGATATTCATGCCGCACATTATGGATACCAAAGCACGGTAACGAACGAAGAGATGAAGCAATTTATCCAGCATGAATATGCAAGACCAGGAGCATTAGAAAACTTGACTGTCGGAGAAGTCGTAAGGGGATTTTTAGGTGCATTAAATATTCTCCACCAAAACCCACATTATGATCGTTCACAAATTTTTGGTGAGCCTCAAACTTCTACTAGCGCCGCAAGTGTAAACAGTCGATTTTCTAGGCTGGAGGGATAA